In one window of Nicotiana tabacum cultivar K326 chromosome 12, ASM71507v2, whole genome shotgun sequence DNA:
- the LOC142167010 gene encoding uncharacterized protein LOC142167010, protein MGICEQEKIKDHLGHFVNIMEMNPGRDLIQALVHFWDPNNNIFHFNGFEMTPTLEELAGYTRYRCPGGFSKHGKKLDNKIGYKAWQSHGRRAFLVAFLETMVFPRHDKNIDIRLSSIVTALLRGKDVTIIPMVLSDIYRALTKCQKGKDFFEGCNIILQIWFLEHLLYHPVCINFGVHFHNNEFTDRFKDVIVDSSFLEGVKSWRRHLHKFTSSEITWKCHWFSPKEIIYRSYHHSFLILMGLRGFQLYVPMRVLRQLGKNR, encoded by the exons ATGGGCATTTGTGAGCAGGAAAAGATAAAGGACCATCTGGGTCACTTTGTAAACATTATGGAGATGAACCCAGGGAGGGACTTAATTCAGGCGTTAGTGCATTTCTGGGACCCTAATAACAATATATTCCATTTTAATGGTTTCGAAATGACTCCCACTTTAGAGGAGTTAGCTGgatacacaag GTATAGGTGTCCAGGTGGATTTTCAAAGCACGGGAAAAAGCTTGATAATAAAATTGGATACAAAGCTTGGCAAAGCCATGGGCGAAGAGCATTCCTAGTGGCATTTCTAGAGACGATGGTTTTCCCGAGGCATGACAAAAATATTGATATTCGATTATCTAGCATAGTCACTGCTTTATTGCGTGGAAAGGATGTCACTATCATTCCTATGGTATTGTCAGATATTTACCGTGCCCTGACCAAATGTCAGAAAGGAAAAGATTTCTTCGAGGGCTGTAACATCATACTCCAAATATGGTTTTTAGAGCACCTTCTCTATCATCCCGTATGCATAAATTTTGGTGTCCATTTCCACAACAATGAGTTTACAGATAGGTTTAAAGATGTGATCGTAGATAGTAGCTTCCTCGAGGGTGTCAAATCATGGAGAAGGCATCTTCATAAGTTCACCAGTTCTGAAATCACATGGAAATGCCATTGGTTCTCACCAAAAGAGATCATATATAGGTCTTACCACcattcatttttgattttgatgggTCTTCGGGGTTTTCAGTTGTACGTGCCTATGAGAGTCCTACGCCAATTAGGTAAAAATAGGTAG